CGAGGAACTTAAGCATCGCGTTCCAGCGGAACACCGAGATGTTCGGTCCCGAGACCGAGTGCGTCTTGCCCGGGAAGACCATCACCTCGAACGGCGTCTTCTCTTCCTGCATCTTGGCCATGAGCTCGGTCGAGTTCTGGAACAGGACGTTGTCGTCGGCCAGCCCGTGCATCAGGAACAGCGGATCCTTGATCTTGCTGCTGTCGGGGATCGCGCTCGCCTTGTCGTAGGCGGCCTTCAATTCGCGCGGATCGCCCATGTAATGCTCGGTGTAATGGGTGTCGTAGAGGTCCCAGCGGGTGACCGGCGCGCCCGACAGGCCCGCGGCATAGGCGCCCGGCGCCGCTTCCAGGAGCTTCAGCACCATGTAGCCGCCATAGGACCAGCCGCTCACTGCGACCTTGGTCGGATCGACGCCCGGCTGCTTCTTGAGCCAGTTCAGGCCGGCGAGCTGGTCCGCCACCTCGACCCCGCCGAGTGCGCGATAGGCGGGCTTCTGGAAGGCCGTACCACGCCCCTCCTGCCCGCGGTTGCCGACCTGGAACAGGGCGTAGCCGTGCTGCACCAGATACTGGTCCATCGGCCCCATGAAGCCGTTGGTCACGTCCTGCGCCTGCGGCCCGCCGTAGACGGTGACGATCACCGGCGCCGGCTTGGCGCTCGCATTCGCCGGCATCACCAGCCGATAGTCGAGCATGGTCTTGCCGTCGGCGGCGGGCAGGCGGCCGTAGACCGGCTTGATCGAGGGATCGAAGTACGGCGCGTAGGGGTGGTTCCCCGCGATCTTGTTCTCCTCGATCCAGGCAAGGCGCTTGCCCTGCCCGTTCGCCAGCCAGACCTGCGCCGGCTGCCCCGGATAGGAGGTGGTGACGAGCGCGAGCTTGCCGCTCTCGTCCATCGTCACGCCATTCTGGGTACCATTGGGGGTGAGCTGCTGCGGCTTGGCGCCCGCCTTCTTGTAATCGAGCGCATAGAGCTGGCGCTCGATGCTCGTCTCTCGGTTGGCGGTGAAGTAGAGCCGGCCCGCGGCCTCGTCGACGCCCTCGACCCCGCTGACGACCCACTGCCCTTGCGTCAGCGGCGTGATCCGCCCCTTGTTCCAGCGGTAGAGCTGGCGATAGCCGCTCCGCTCGGACGAGAAGATCAGGCTCCCGTCCTTGAGTGGCTTCAAGTCGTCCGACAGGTTGATCCACATGTCCGACGTGTCGGAGAAGAGCAGGGTCGAGGCCCCGGTCCGCGCATCGACACGGAGATAGTCGAGGCGCTTTTGGTCACGGCTCTCGCGCTGGACGATGACGGCGCTCGAATCGGGCAGCCAGTTGACCCGCGCGAGATAGACGTCGGGGTTGGAGCCGAGGTCGGCCTTGACCATCCCCGACCCGTCCGGGTTCATGAGATAGAGGTCGACCACCGCATTGGCGGTCCCGGCGCGCGGATAGCGCTGCTGAAAGACCGTGGTCTTGTCGGCGCCGATCGACGAGCGGGTCGCGACCTCGACGCCGCTCTCGTCGACGCGTGTCACGGCGATGCGCTGGTCATTGGGCGCCCACCAATGGCCCTTGAAGCGGCCGAGTTCTTCCTGCGCGATGAATTCCGCCAGGCCCCAGCTGACGGTGTCGCCCGCCCCGCTGGTCACCTTCTTCTCGGTACCGGTGGCGAGGTCGACGACGTACAATTCGTTGCCGCGCACGAAGCTGACGTAATGCCCGCCCTTGCTGACGGTCGCGTCGAGCTCGGTGTCCTTGGTGTTGGTCAGGCGGCGGACCTGCCCGTCGAGGCTGGCGAGATAAACGTCGCCGTCCAGCGGCACGAGGATGCTCTTCCCGTCGGCCGCCCAGTCGTAGTTGATGATGCCCTTCAGATTGCCGACGCGCGCACGCTCGCGCTGCATCTTCTCGGCTTCGGAAAGCTCGGCGCCCGAGGAGAGCTTCTTGCTGTCGACCAGCATTCGCGCCTGGCCCGTCGCCGGGTCGATCGCCCACAGGTCGTAGCGCTCGGTGTCGTCGGGACGGTTGCGCAGCAACGTCGCGAGGCGGCCGTCGGGCGACAGCTTGACCGCGCGCGGCGAATTGCCGGTCAGCGCGGGCGCGGCGAAGATCCGCTCTAGCGTCAGCGGCTGTCGCGGGGTCTGGGCCGAAGCGGGGGTGGAGACGAGGGCGGCGGCCGCGGCGGCGGCGAGCAACAGGGATCGAACCATGGCGCCGTGATGGGAGCCACGCGACCGATTGGCAAGCAGCGACAGGCCGTTAAGCTCCACTCTTCGACGGGGGGATGAAATGATGCGCAAGGCCGTGGCAC
This genomic window from Sphingomonas rosea contains:
- a CDS encoding S9 family peptidase encodes the protein MVRSLLLAAAAAAALVSTPASAQTPRQPLTLERIFAAPALTGNSPRAVKLSPDGRLATLLRNRPDDTERYDLWAIDPATGQARMLVDSKKLSSGAELSEAEKMQRERARVGNLKGIINYDWAADGKSILVPLDGDVYLASLDGQVRRLTNTKDTELDATVSKGGHYVSFVRGNELYVVDLATGTEKKVTSGAGDTVSWGLAEFIAQEELGRFKGHWWAPNDQRIAVTRVDESGVEVATRSSIGADKTTVFQQRYPRAGTANAVVDLYLMNPDGSGMVKADLGSNPDVYLARVNWLPDSSAVIVQRESRDQKRLDYLRVDARTGASTLLFSDTSDMWINLSDDLKPLKDGSLIFSSERSGYRQLYRWNKGRITPLTQGQWVVSGVEGVDEAAGRLYFTANRETSIERQLYALDYKKAGAKPQQLTPNGTQNGVTMDESGKLALVTTSYPGQPAQVWLANGQGKRLAWIEENKIAGNHPYAPYFDPSIKPVYGRLPAADGKTMLDYRLVMPANASAKPAPVIVTVYGGPQAQDVTNGFMGPMDQYLVQHGYALFQVGNRGQEGRGTAFQKPAYRALGGVEVADQLAGLNWLKKQPGVDPTKVAVSGWSYGGYMVLKLLEAAPGAYAAGLSGAPVTRWDLYDTHYTEHYMGDPRELKAAYDKASAIPDSSKIKDPLFLMHGLADDNVLFQNSTELMAKMQEEKTPFEVMVFPGKTHSVSGPNISVFRWNAMLKFLERNGVAPAK